In Melanotaenia boesemani isolate fMelBoe1 chromosome 7, fMelBoe1.pri, whole genome shotgun sequence, a single window of DNA contains:
- the LOC121643446 gene encoding uncharacterized protein LOC121643446: MKTAGVFLSGFRISGLALWIMAACGHPHKGSQSTGQSSSGGNVAANYPSYHGRVSSYAAAPHSGFAGAYGGASVPTLVQGSTVYQPVLVTPGVGGSGSPAAMDVQAAGVSPVAQMGVQAAGVYPVAQMGQAGTLHSGVPGVAYVTSPQMYVPVEEYSAGTQDEQPETQWTVPTTVFSEAGSADAQSIGDFVPPGPSAPSGPTLQSGETSSVVKEAELGSYQQQTEDFGYPADVAGSGQGYGQGLATVLVSGGQLGGFRPVSTGRFDRMLLYGLYPPGSYSTFSQNHEAGRDYSQAIHYLKEHVTESHGSGQQQKFYPGAH, from the exons ATGAAGACTGCAGGGGTTTTTCTGAG TGGATTTAGAATTTCTGGCCTTGCCTTGTGGATCATGGCAGCATGTGGCCATCCCCATAAAG GGTCTCAATCCACAGGCCAGAGCAGCAGTGGTGGAAATGTTGCTGCTAACTATCCCTCTTACCATGGAAGAGTCTCTAGCTATGCAGCTGCACCACACAGTGGTTTTGCAGGTGCTTATGGTGGTGCTTCTGTTCCTACACTTGTGCAAGGTTCCACTGTATATCAGCCTGTCCTGGTAACTCCAGGGGTGGGTGGCTCTGGTTCTCCAGCAGCAATGGATGTGCAAGCTGCTGGCGTGTCCCCAGTGGCTCAAATGGGTGTGCAAGCTGCTGGCGTGTACCCAGTAGCTCAAATGGGTCAAGCAGGTACCTTACACTCTGGCGTGCCAGGAGTAGCATATGTCACCAGCCCTCAAATGTACGTACCTGTGGAAGAATACAGTGCTGGAACCCAGGATGAACAGCCAG AAACCCAGTGGACTGTTCCCACCACTGTCTTCTCTGAGGCTGGCTCAGCTGATGCCCAGTCCATCGGTGACTTTGTTCCTCCAGGCCCCTCTGCGCCAAGTGGACCCACCCTCCAGTCGGGAGAGACCTCCAGTGTGGTCAAGGAAGCTGAGCTGGGGAGCTACCAGCAGCAGACCGAGGATTTTGGCTACCCAGCTGACGTTGCAGGATCTGGACAGGGGTACGGTCAGGGGTTGGCCACTGTCCTTGTGTCAGGCGGTCAACTGGGTGGCTTCCGCCCTGTATCTACTGGCAGGTTTGACAGGATGCTCCTGTATGGCTTGTACCCTCCTGGATCCTACAGCACCTTCAGCCAAAACCATGAGGCGGGCAGAGACTACTCTCAGGCCATCCACTACTTGAAGGAGCATGTTACTGAAAGCCATGGTTCTGGTCAGCAGCAGAAGTTCTACCCAGGTGCCCACTAA
- the LOC121643445 gene encoding uncharacterized protein LOC121643445 isoform X3, with protein MKTAGVFLSGFRISGLALWIMAACGHPHKGSQSTGQSSSGGNVAANYPSYHGRVSSYAAAPHSGFAGAYGGASVPTLVQGSTVYQPVLVTPGVGGSGSPAAMGVQAAGVSPVAQMGVQAAGVYPVAQMGQAGTLLSGVPGVAYVTSPQMYVPVEEYSAGTQDEQPETQWTVPATVFSEAGSADAQSIGDFVPPGPSAPSGPTLQSGETSSVVKEAELGSYQQQTEDFGYPADVAGSGQGYGQGLATVLVSGGQLGGFRPVSTGRFDRMLLYGLYPPGSYSTFSQNHEAGRDYSQAIHYLKEHVTESHGSGQQQKFYPGAH; from the exons ATGAAGACTGCAGGGGTTTTTCTGAG TGGATTTAGAATTTCTGGCCTTGCCTTGTGGATCATGGCAGCATGTGGCCATCCCCATAAAG GGTCTCAATCCACAGGCCAGAGCAGCAGTGGTGGAAATGTTGCTGCTAACTATCCCTCTTACCATGGAAGAGTCTCTAGCTATGCAGCTGCACCACACAGTGGTTTTGCAGGTGCTTATGGTGGTGCTTCTGTTCCTACACTTGTGCAAGGTTCCACTGTATATCAGCCTGTCCTGGTAACTCCAGGGGTGGGTGGCTCTGGTTCTCCAGCAGCAATGGGTGTGCAAGCTGCTGGTGTGTCCCCAGTGGCTCAAATGGGTGTGCAAGCTGCTGGCGTGTACCCAGTGGCTCAAATGGGTCAAGCAGGTACCTTACTCTCTGGCGTGCCAGGAGTAGCATATGTCACCAGCCCTCAAATGTACGTACCTGTGGAAGAATACAGTGCTGGAACCCAGGATGAACAGCCAG AAACCCAGTGGACTGTTCCCGCCACTGTCTTCTCTGAGGCTGGCTCAGCTGATGCCCAGTCCATCGGTGACTTTGTTCCTCCAGGCCCCTCTGCGCCAAGTGGACCCACCCTCCAGTCGGGAGAGACCTCCAGTGTGGTCAAAGAAGCTGAGCTGGGGAGCTACCAGCAGCAGACCGAGGATTTTGGCTACCCAGCTGACGTTGCAGGATCTGGACAGGGGTACGGTCAGGGGTTGGCCACTGTCCTTGTGTCAGGCGGTCAACTGGGTGGCTTCCGCCCTGTATCTACTGGCAGGTTTGACAGGATGCTCCTGTATGGCTTGTACCCTCCTGGATCCTACAGCACCTTCAGCCAAAACCATGAGGCGGGCAGAGACTACTCTCAGGCCATCCACTACTTGAAGGAGCATGTTACTGAAAGCCATGGTTCTGGTCAGCAGCAGAAGTTCTACCCAGGTGCCCACTAA